Proteins from a genomic interval of Ictalurus furcatus strain D&B chromosome 2, Billie_1.0, whole genome shotgun sequence:
- the grid2ipa gene encoding delphilin: MMRRFLKNQKGRFSLRQSRSGSRSASKDFYPNPQVLRDFPLNIELALPATNQGWPEDFGFKLGGDGPSYILSVVEGSSAYMAGLQPGDQVLEIDGQNVSSLSTKALIALAQTLKTVPPSIGVVSRIEQLDITPGPDGRFGFTIVGDCPLLVEDCMLNSPAGRSGLRAGDYVMEVNGIPVKHHEMAAAMIKASQGRTLRLGVLRMNRWQKRTSSSMKETYQSGDIVRQDRKHKALEFNKKVEEILGEEPMVRERLFDLLKQYASERDVEQLASTLPEILINEEHQQLIDSIRIFIPKKHRQRFDEVVSQSLISRLRGRSFSEHRQSGLRRSRSEDHPERLLVSTRASSVPRTAHEDGIIPPSRGLRKTTSLIAGHSGAIANRRTVRVYKGNQSFGFTLRGHAPVWIDSVIPGSPAEKAGLKPGDRILFLNGLDMRNCAHEKVVAMLQGSGAMPSLVVEDGPPAFMLAEPETMEASPRSRSPVLSSLQWVAEILPPSIRVQGRTFSQQLEHLLTLQERYTICKSLEAFFQHRNVDTLIVDVFPILDTPAKQVIWQFIYQLLTYEEQEHCQSKISRFLGYKVTLPVAEPEPPAPEPHRRSSSMKVTGTTYRSSVRGRSSDDLVIGTHLGMGIRTEPVELASMRLAPGERQSGDGTSLPETPNNLTNLSAVYAELENVHVGKRSKSLKSRPPPAPETVIDIYPHSSSQSVRAKSSSPSVRASSGSRKATSVQPPPPPPPPPQPIWTESLPSPQGPSYPHELPSQGSAESNPYISLDSPSLSPPSPPDYPPSPPDYLPSPPIRKKRYTFSRPPRSADTDLFMEALTEQLGQQLSVDDFLSPENDYEEDVVQMTLQDEEDEEIEDEDEEEDEGPYIPPELSSASEMHSSSEDASSLTYSSSSEHIPPPPLTPPPPPPVQFNDPPPPTNFTSDQGARQLTFRRHPGPPPPPPPRANPPPKRQSINKVLPTREELMAHQVLQEAQSLPVQPTTVHSQHPLQQMHQSLPPLPSPDLSPSAIHSHIMYQMHHQTQQSQQDQQVYQIHQSHEAQHSHQLHQAQQSHQMHQSHQTPNTHQTQLSSSMDRLDKIDRMELSDRHIYEVYQPQPMHPGRQTPLSHHQSHQAQLSSSMDRLDRLERIEHLELMERLERMERLERLEWMERSERAERRAEMHQAHVSQTNSQSIRQTQQTPQPQSTYPSQHQIHQIHQVYPQTQPSSLTHQPHHVHQIEHIHQTQLVPSAPQYHVIHQPHQPHQSQILSTFQPLPQHQPISQQQTQQQQQQQQQPQQHQHQSHPVHPSTQARQSPHPIQHQRHQHHHEAQSQSQSQPQPQPQTHHQEASTMEPPPPPPLPPPCVPPPLPRASPQKSDSSHMNVKRLRWEQVENSEGTIWGQLGEDSDYDKLSDMVKYLDLELHFGTQKNLISIPEPAPQPETFKKKDVIEILSHKKAYNASILIAHLKLSPGELRQVLMTMVTDRLEAAHIKQLLLYAPDDDEVKRYEQYADNPNKLSEPDQFVLQMLSVPEYKTRLKSLHFKSSLQEKTEEMRAGYECIYKASLELKNSKKLAKILEFVLAMGNYLNNGQPKGSKTTGFKINFLTELGTTKTVDGKSTFLHILAKSLCQHFPEVLDFAKELTTVPLAAKVNQRNITSDMNDLYTTIQDIRSACQKMPATAEDRFAVVMSGFLENSHPAVQSLESLQQRAMEEFCKVASFFGEDGKVTTTEAFFGIFAEFTSKFDRALMENQASENPPRSPRSPRMASPLAW; this comes from the exons AATTGGCCCTTCCAGCAACTAACCAGGGCTGGCCTGAGGATTTTGGTTTCAAGCTAGGTGGAGATGGACCTAGCTACATCCTCTCTGTGGTGGAGGGCAGCAGTGCCTATATGGCAGGTCTGCAGCCTGGTGACCAGGTGCTGGAAATTGATGGGCAGAACGTCTCCTCTCTCAGCACTAAAGCTCTCATCGCCTTGGCCCAAACTCTCAAAACTGTACCTCCAAGCATCGGGGTTGTGTCTCGCATTGAACAG ttggACATCACTCCAGGACCTGACGGCCGCTTTGGCTTCACCATTGTTGGAGATTGCCCCTTGTTGGTGGAGGACTGTATGCTCAACTCTCCAGCAGGTCGCAGCGGGTTACGGGCAGGGGACTATGTGATGGAGGTGAATGGAATTCCAGTGAAGCACCATGAGATGGCGGCAGCCATGATTAAGGCATCACAGGGGCGTACACTGCGTCTTGGCGTGCTCAGAATGAACCGTTGGCAAAAACGCACCAGCAGCAGTATGAAAGAGACCTACCAGAGCGGAGATATAGTCCGTCAGGACCGCAAACACAAAGCCCTGGAGTTTAACAAGAAG GTTGAGGAGATTTTAGGTGAGGAGCCAATGGTGAGGGAGAGGCTTTTTGACCTATTGAAGCAATATGCTTCAGAGAGGGATGTGGAACAGCTGGCATCTACACTTCCTGAGATACTGATCAATGAGGAACATCAGCAGCTGATTGACAGCATCAG GATCTTCATCCCCAAGAAGCACCGGCAGCGTTTTGATGAAGTGGTCTCCCAGAGCCTGATCAGCCGCCTGAGGGGCCGAAGTTTTAGTGAGCACAGGCAGAGCGGATTGCGCCGCAGCCGCAGCGAGGATCACCCTGAGCGGCTGCTGGTGTCCACACGGGCCAGCTCAGTGCCACGCACTGCCCATGAGGATGGCATCATCCCCCCCTCTCGTGGCCTTCGCAAAACAACTTCACTCATCGCTGGGCACTCCGGCGCCATTGCCAACCGCAG GACAGTGCGGGTATACAAGGGGAACCAGAGTTTTGGTTTTACCCTACGTGGCCATGCTCCCGTTTGGATTGACTCGGTTATTCCAG GTAGTCCAGCTGAGAAAGCAGGCCTCAAACCTGGAGATCGCATCCTCTTTCTCAATGGCCTTGACATGAG GAACTGCGCCCATGAGAAAGTGGTGGCAATGCTGCAAGGCAGTGGAGCTATGCCTTCGCTAGTGGTAGAGGATGGCCCTCCAGCCTTCATGCTGGCCGAGCCTGAGACTATGGAGGCATCTCCACGCTCACGTTCTCCTGTGCTTAGCTCCCTACAGTGGGTGGCCGAAATTCTGCCACCCAGCATCCGCGTGCAGGGCCGCACTTTCAGTCAGCAGCTGGAGCACCTACTCACCTTGCAAGAGAGATACACCATCTGCAAATCCCTCGAGGCCTTCTTCCAGCACAG GAACGTGGATACGCTGATCGTGGATGTGTTTCCAATCCTGGATACTCCAGCTAAGCAGGTGATCTGGCAGTTTATCTACCAGCTGCTGACCTACGAGGAGCAAGAACATTGTCAAAGCAAGATCTCACGGTTCCTTGGTTATAAAGTCACAT TGCCTGTGGCAGAGCCAGAGCCACCAGCTCCAGAACCCCACCGGCGTAGTAGCTCTATGAAGGTGACAGGCACCACCTACCGGAGCAGTGTGAGAGGCCGTAGTTCAGATGATCTGGTCATTGGCACTCACCTGGGAATGG GGATCCGCACTGAGCCTGTTGAGTTGGCCTCTATGAGACTGGCTCCTGGTGAAAGACAGTCTGGAGATGGGACCTCTCTACCAGAGACACCCAATAACCTCACTAAT CTATCTGCTGTATATGCTGAGCTGGAGAATGTGCATGTAGGCAAGAGGTCTAAATCCCTGAAGAGCCGCCCTCCTCCTGCCCCTGAAACAGTGATTGACATCTACCCTCACTCATCTAGCCAGTCTGTCAGAGCTAAATCTTCCTCTCCTTCTGTACGGGCTAGTTCAG GCAGTCGTAAGGCAACATCAGTCCagcctccccctcctcctcccccacCTCCCCAACCTATATGGACTGAGTCCTTGCCCAGTCCCCAGGGCCCGTCCTATCCCCATGAGCTTCCATCCCAGGGGAGTGCAGAGTCCAACCCCTACATTAGCCTGGACAGCCCGTCATTATCACCACCGTCCCCACCTGACTATCCACCAAGCCCCCCAGACTACTTACCCAGTCCTCCTATCCGGAAGAAGCGCTACACGTTTTCTCGTCCCCCCCGCAGTGCTGACACAGACCTGTTTATGGAGGCCCTCACGGAGCAGTTGGGTCAGCAGCTATCTGTTGATGACTTTTTGTCTCCAGAAAATGACTATGAGGAG GATGTGGTCCAGATGACCCTCcaagatgaggaggatgaggaaatagaggatgaagatgaggaggaagatgaaggccCTTATATCCCTCCTGAGCTCAGCAGTGCCAGTGAGATGCATAGTAGCAGTGAGGATGCAAGTTCTCTCACCTATTCATCCAGCTCTGAGCACATTCCACCTCCACCTCTCACCCCACCTCCCCCACCTCCTGTTCAATTTAATGATCCACCACCTCCTACCAACTTCACCTCTGATCAAGGAGCCCGACAATTAACTTTCCGCCGTCACCCAggacctccacctccacctcctcctagGGCCAATCCTCCTCCAAAGCGACAGTCTATTAACAAGGTGCTTCCTACTCGGGAGGAATTGATGGCCCACCAGGTTCTCCAGGAAGCCCAGTCTCTACCAGTCCAGCCGACAACTGTACACTCCCAACACCCCCTACAGCAGATGCACCAGTCCCTGCCCCCATTGCCTTCTCCAGACCTATCTCCGTCTGCCATCCATAGCCATATAATGTACCAAATGCATCACCAAACTCAACAAAGTCAACAAGATCAACAGGTTTATCAGATTCATCAGAGTCACGAGGCTCAGCACAGCCATCAACTTCATCAGGCTCAACAGAGCCATCAAATGCATCAAAGCCACCAGACTCCTAATACCCATCAGACTCAACTCTCAAGCTCCATGGACAGGCTTGACAAAATTGACAGAATGGAACTGTCTGATAGACATATTTATGAGGTTTACCAGCCTCAACCAATGCATCCCGGTCGTCAGACTCCCCTTAGTCATCATCAAAGCCATCAAGCTCAGCTATCCAGCTCCATGGATAGGCTGGATAGATTGGAGAGGATTGAACACTTAGAACTGATGGAACGTTTAGAACGGATGGAACGTTTAGAAAGACTGGAATGGATGGAAAGGTCAGAGAGAGCTGAAAGGAGAGCTGAAATGCATCAGGCCCATGTGTCTCAAACGAACTCCCAGTCTATTCGCCAGACTCAACAGACTCCCCAACCTCAGTCAACTTATCCCAGTCAACACCAAATCCACCAGATCCATCAAGTCTATCCACAAACCCAACCTTCTTCACTTACCCACCAACCTCATCATGTTCATCAGATCGAGCACATCCATCAGACCCAGCTTGTGCCCTCTGCTCCTCAGTACCATGTCATCCACCAGCCCCACCAACCTCACCAATCCCAGATCCTTTCCACCTtccagcccctgcctcaacatcAGCCAATATCACAACAGCAaacacaacagcagcagcagcaacagcagcagccaCAGCAACACCAACATCAATCTCATCCAGTCCACCCTTCAACCCAAGCCAGACAGAGTCCTCATCCCATTCAGCACCAACGACATCAGCATCACCACGAAGCTCAGTCTCAATCACAGTCTCAACCTCAGCCCCAGCCTCAGACCCACCACCAAGAGGCATCTACCATGGagcctcctccacctccacctttGCCCCCTCCTTGTGTGCCCCCTCCTCTACCCCGTGCTTCACCACAAAAATCAGACTCCAGTCACATGAATGTGAAGAGGCTACGTTGGGAACAAGTTGAGAACTCTGAAGGAACAATCTGGGGACAG TTGGGAGAAGACTCTGATTATGACAAGCTCAGTGACATGGTGAAATATTTGGACTTGGAATTGCATTTTGGTACACAGAAGAATCTGA TCTCTATTCCAGAACCTGCACCTCAGCCTGAGACATTCAAAAAGAAAGACGTGATTGAGATTCTTTCCCATAAGaaagcctacaatgcat CCATCCTGATTGCCCATCTGAAGCTGTCTCCAGGTGAGCTGCGTCAGGTGCTAATGACGATGGTGACCGATCGCCTGGAGGCAGCACACATCAAGCAGTTGTTATTGTATGCGCCAGATGATGACGAGGTCAAACGATACGAGCAATACGCTGACAACCCTAACAAGCTCAGTGAGCCAGATCAGTTTGTCTTACAG ATGCTGTCTGTGCCTGAGTATAAGACCCGTCTGAAGAGTCTGCATTTTAAAAGCTCGCTGCAGGAGAAAACTGAGGAGATGAGAGCAGGATACGAATGCATCTACAAGGCCTCACTAGAgcttaaaaacagcaaaaaactAGCAAAGATTCTGGAG TTTGTCCTTGCAATGGGGAATTACTTAAACAATGGCCAGCCCAAGGGAAGTAAGACCACTGGCTTTAAGATCAATTTCCTTACTGAA CTTGGTACCACCAAAACCGTAGATGGAAAATCCACTTTTCTGCATATCCTGGCTAAATCATTGTGCCAACATTTTCCTGAGGTACTGGACTTTGCCAAAGAACTCACGACTGTACCACTGGCAGCCAAAG TGAATCAGAGGAACATCACCTCAGATATGAACGATCTGTACACCACCATCCAAGACATCCGCTCAGCCTGCCAAAAGATGCCAGCCACAGCTGAGGACCGCTTTGCTGTTGTTATGAGT GGTTTTCTGGAGAACAGCCACCCTGCTGTTCAGTCTCTGGAGTCTCTACAGCAGAGAGCTATGGAGGAATTCTGTAAGGTGGCCTCCTTCTTCGGCGAGGACGGCAAGGTCACCACCACCGAGGCTTTCTTTGGCATCTTTGCTGAATTCACTTCAAAGTTTGAT AGAGCCCTAATGGAGAATCAGGCCAGCGAGAATCCTCCACGCAGTCCACGCAGTCCTCGCATGGCGTCTCCCCTAGCATGGTGA